A segment of the Lepus europaeus isolate LE1 chromosome X, mLepTim1.pri, whole genome shotgun sequence genome:
gtacactcttatttaatgctataactagtactccaacagtatttttttttcactatgtgttgctatatggcggcaaactgttgaaatcgttacctaatatatactaaactgatcttctgtatataaagagaattgaaaatgaatcatgatgtgattggaagggcagagggagcgggaaaggggagggttgcggatgggagggaagttttgggagggggaagccattgtaacccataagctgtactttggaaatttatattcattaaataaaagtttaatttaaaaaaaaagaaaagaaaaatacaggctTATTAACACTTATTTATGTGCTATGATTTTCTCATTTGAAAGTAACATATTGGTTTATATGGTTTCCAACAGAAAAGTTTCAGGTATAACAATACAAGAGTACTTtaacaattcatggaaaatgaaattaaaagataaacctcatctataaaaagataagtttatgttgatacaattttttaaaattcatgcataattatgaatatgcatttccatgattttAATGTACTCTCTTATATCCAAAGATTTTGATctagaataaatcaaaataaagcaCAATTTATAGtttctttctcaaatattttgttcTAATTAGTTAAATCTACCActcaaaaattttgtttaaattttcatttaagacAGTTTACATTAGTTGCCATACCCCAacttaaattttaacttttaaaactttgtgaAATAGCTTTCCATAATCTGTACACTGAATTTTTCATTACAATTTTCAGTCCATACTGTGAGAATAATAATCTCTATTTAAAATTGTGTAATTATAATCTAtagtattttatttgtatatatttttcatcatttactgattttcatttttctacatgatATATATGAGTAAAGGACAGAATCTGTCAAATATGTGCTCAAATatctgaatgaattaatgaaatataCTTCTATGTTATACTTTACAGTGCCTCATACAGCTAAGCAAACTCAATAACTATCAGCTGCTTAATCTGCTGGTGACATGATTCTTATAACTGAACTTTCAACAATACCTGACCTATCACGGTAGCTAGTAACAACAGAGAGGATTATGAGTAAGGAACTCAAGGTtcacatcaaaattaatttttaaacaatccTAGTCCTGATCATCCAATTTGAGACAAAAATAGGTAAAATTCAGTCTAACAATTTTTATCCTGAAGAGCTCCTAAAATTAATGACTAAGGAACATCAGTTACAGAAAGCTGATTTGATATATCCCTAAATACTACATAAAACATCTGCTGAATATCCACAGTAAGgaagagaataagaaaaaaaaatggcagccaGAGGTAACATAGCTCAGTTTGAGTGAATAATCTGAAAATGAGTTGTATAATGCTGAAAACGTCTGTAACTACTTAAATGGAAATAATATGAATCTCAGAATATATGAGGAAGCCAAGTAAGATTAAGTGGCACCATTGTCCAATACTATGCTTAATTCACAATATACTGTTTACTCATGGAAAGCTACATCACCTTGCCATAAACATGTCCTTAACcaatcattttcaaaaataatcttgaaaagatTTCACGAtgcaattttatttgtattaatgaaatgaaatgtttatAGTATCTAGGAAATCCTTAGCTATTTTGTATCTTCTGATGAATGTCCTGTATATTCAGAAGTCTTATATGGTATTTGTTTCTTCAGTGAGAAACACCTTCTGTATCTGCCCCTTTCTGCCACCATTCCAGTCCAAGCCTTTATCATATCACTCTGGAATTATTACAGTATACCCCTAAAGTACTTTCCTAATTTAATCACATTTACATTTAATACTTAGAAGTGCCTTCGAATAATCATTTTTTCCATCTCCAATAGTCAATATCACTTAACCATGTCCACATAGCCCTCCAGAATTTGGCTCCATGCTGGCAGTATAATCCTAACACCCAGCACTTAACCAAACATGAGCATTTTAGCAAGGCTCTCTTTCCCAGTGCAATATGAACAAATCCTTTGCAAATTCTTTCCTTGTGCTTTTCTCCCTAAATGAAATTCATCTATGTGAATAAATCTAATCATATATTAAACCTTAGCTCCTGTCCCTTCTTTTCCTTTAAGTCATTCATTTTGGGTCTGGAAACACATTTTCTTGTATCCTTTAGTTGTGAAAGGTTTAATATGTGAATTTCTATGTGGTCCGCAAAATTAAGATAGGATTCATCTTTTACTTATCTACATCTCTATTACTCTACATTACTTTCTGCATATAGTAAGTAAATTAACTTGAAAGAATGGTGTCCCTAGGTTAAAAGTTGTTACTGAAAGTTACATCAATTTAGACTTGataaatctataaaattaatttttaaagaatacttgtatttttcttttcttttcttttttacatgcATTCAATGTCCTTTATAACCACAGGCTTAATGGTCCACTTAATATTTCAACGAGAtgattgcttttcttcttttaaagatttatttattttatctatttattttgaaggtcaaCGTTAGAGAGTGATagtgaaagagagcgagagcgagtgagAACTCTGCTGTTTCAATTCCCAGATGGCAcaatggtcagcactgggccaggatgaagctaggatccaggaacttcatccatgttttccacgtggatggcaggggcccaaacacttggggcatctcctgctgcttttatccaggccattagcagggagttggatctgaagtggagcggccaggactagaaccagcaactcatgagatgctggtatcataagtggtggttttaccagctaaGCTACAAACTTGGACCCAGATACTTGCTTTATATGTAAATTTGTGCTTAAGTAATCTGTTCAGGAAACGCccccaaacaattttttttaaaaaaattgctaagTAAATCTAGATCTCAAAAGCAATAAACATGTAAATCTCGGTTCAGCTTTATATTTCAATTATCATATATTTTGAGTGCTGCCTGCATCTAAATtagttttattaatttcaaatcaTTAAGTGAAAATACTTGATACTATGGGGAGTATGAATACTCCCAAGCAGGGAGTTAATCACTATTTTAATCactatttaatttttgaataatCATAAATATCCTGTTATGCTATGTATTTTTCCAGAATACAAATATGATTTATTCCCCAGAGAAAGATGATTCTCATATTCTATCATGTTTCACTTCTACTACTCAAAGCTTTCACTTATTCAACACTATTATGAAGTAACTGATAGAAatgtcaacatttttattttttatattttacctcACAATAAATATCTTCCACTGGGCCCCCTGGATTCAAGCCTTCCTGCCAgacatttttattgtgttttcaaTTGGCAAGATTTTAATAAATCAGAGGCTGAAGACCACAAAGAATAAATGAGACAGAATTAAATAGTACCTGATTGTTTTACAAAAGGCAaatccccatgtgggatctgtccttaatgtgttgtctaatgtgaagtgatgctataactagtactgaaacagtatttttacactttgtgtttctgtgtgggtacaaactgatgaggtctttactaattatatactgaattgatcttctgtatataaagataattggaaatgaaaaaaaaacaacctggtgttaaattggaaatggcatagaaaattaattaatttttttaaaaaaatattatgtaggatctctgtctttaatgtgctgtacactgttatttaatgctataactagtactccaacggtagttttttcactttgtgttgctatatggcggcaaactgttaaaatctttacctaatatatactaaactgatcttctgtatataaagagaattgaaaatgaatcttgatgtgaatggaaggggagaggcagcgggaaaggggagggttgcgggcgggagggaagtaatgggaggggggaagccattgtaacccataagctgtactttggaaatttatattcattaaataaaagtttaataaatgaaaaaaaaggcaAATCCATACCAACTTCAACAGAAATGTACCCTTATATTCACAAACTTTTGACTGTAATTGCATGTAATTTCTACCAATAAGCTATGAAAAAATATGGAACATATCTTTTGAAAACcatcaaataaaaaacactgtaaaTCCAATCACAAGACTTTTatcttcaattaaaataaaatttatgccttggggctggtgctgtggctcagtgtgggttaatgccctggcctgaagcgctggcatcccatatgggcgccggtttgagatctggctgctccacttccaatccagctctctgctatggcctgggaaagtagtagaagatggcccaagtccttgggcccctgtacccacgtgggagacccggaagaagctcctggctcctggcttcagatcagcactgctccggccgatgcggccaactggggagtgaaacactgaatggaagacctctctccatctctctgccgctccactctctgtgtaattctgacttgcaaataaataaatctttaaaaaaaatcctttaaaaattccaGATACCATAACAAAAATATAGATTATGATCATTTTAATGGGAGGAAACTGGTATGAGgcattaaaaaagtaataaagttttaaaatatgtatgtggtttttttctctcttagtgagACCAATGACTTGTTGGATAACTAGAGCTCCCTACATTCCTACCTAGAGTAATAGGATAATCTTTCTAAGAATAGTTATGAATGGGACCTgtgctatggcgcagtgagttaaagccccggcctgcagaaCCGGCATCActtttgggcgctggttcgagtcctggctgctccacttccaatccagctctctgctatagcctgggaaagcagtagaagatggcccaagtctttgggcccctgcaccagtatgggagatccggaagcaactcctagctcctggcttcaggtcagctcagctctggccattgtggtcatttgaggaatgaaccagtggatggaagacctctctctttctctggctctacctttctatatttcaaataaataaaataaatcttttgaaaaaaagaaaagctatcaAATGAcaacatatttttctaaaatgggTTTGACATCTTCCCAAATACTGAGAGGGAACTTTTGAATggtttaatataataaaaatctgATTATTTGTTTGAATCACAAATTAAtgcatatttttgctttttcaataAGTACAACCAATTCAAAAATTATGAAGAGACTATAAATGCATTTCAAGATGACAAATTACAAAATGTCTTACCAAACTGCTCTATTTGTCATCTTCAAGCATCCACATGTAAATAGAACTGGTTGAAAATGTTTCAAATCAACTAATAATGTTTGCTAGCAGAACCATATGGTGAAAATTTTCACAAAAGTAGTACTCTCACTAAAAACTTACCTAAAACACTCTCATTATCATCTGATTTATAACTAAACACACAGCCATTTGAATCCACTAAGTAACTTCTCAGTTCACATGCAAACTTAGTGTAAATAAAATGACCAATAAAGTAGCCATGGGTCTTATATTGTGGTTCAACGTTAAGGTGCTGCCTAcgatgcagcatcccatatcagagtacccattgaagtcccagctgctacactttggatccagctccatgcaaatgtgcctgggaaagcagcagaagatggcttaaatacttAGGACccagccaaccacatgggagatccagatgaaattcccagctcctgtcccagacctggctattgcagccatttggtgaataaacctttggttgaaagatctcttcctctatctctctctctctctctgtcactctttcaaataaataaaattaatcatagaAAAGAAAACTAGCCACAAGGAGAATGAATGAAAGATGGTTACCATTAAGGAGacttgtttaattaaaaaataaaggcgATGCATGCCGAGGACAGGAAGGTAAAGGCAAGGAAATAGGTTAGAGAGGGAACAAAGCAAGCATAAGGTAACAGATaacaattaaggaaaaaaaaaacagaggaataGGTTATAAACTATTTCTTACTTATTTATAGCcacataaatataattaaaagttaCTATGCAAAATCCATTTGAAATGGGAGTTagataagttttttaaagatttatttatttacttatttgaaaggcagagttagagaaagggaaagatacagagatcatctatctgttAGTTTGATCTCCAAATGGTCATAAtcgccaaagctgggccaggcataactcaggagccaagaacttcttccaagtctcccatatgggtgcaggtgcccaatcaattgagccaccctctgctgctttcccaagcacattagccaggaactggattggaagtagagcagatgggactcaaatgggtgcccatatgggatactggcgttgcaggcagtggcttaaacccctAGGCCGCAATAATGGCCACAAGTtagatgaatattttaatatatgttgtAGTTTATATGTTACCACAACAAATCATTGGACTGTGTGGAtcaaacaaaaagttttaaaagtgatACATAACTGTAAAATGTTATAATCATATAAGATAGATGGTATCTACAAAAATGCAGGCATGGGTCATCAATTATACTTAAAAATGACACAGggaagaaatatcattttgatcCATTCCCAGATTTCATTAGAACAGTAGACTCTAAATTCATTTCATAGGCTTGCTCTAAATAGGCAACAAAGACACTAGCATCTAACGAACATGTAGACAATGTCACATAAGAAATGTGAGaagaaaaatccttttttttaatccatggaAGAAATAAATCCCCATCTCTTCATCTTGACCCTCATAAACCTTTAGTACCTGCATAAAAGTGGTATTGTATTATGATAATTTATTGCCCATTGAAGAGGGAACTAGAGTAGTGAAATAAAGTTAAAGCAGATTCATTGAAAAATTCGAAAGTATCTATTTTTACTTCATTACTAACTTTTGAAACAGAAAAAGGAGTATAAGATACACCAATATGTATACATTATCACAACTGTCTTATACCTATGAACCAATACCTAATGAGACTAAATAAATTAGTAAGGCCACATATTCAAACCACAAAGCCATTATTTCAGACTGGGTCAGCATGGTGTAAAAGACACGAAGTTTTCCACAACAAACTCTgtgaaccagaaaaaaaaaggtgggtTTGTGGGTGTGAGGCAGGCAGGAATATAAAGGCtgcaatggtaaaaaaaaaatttagtatagttttttttttcttttgagatccAACACTACGTTTTAGCAATGTGTATAAGTTCtattacattaaaaaatgttaattaaaaaacaGTTTCTAAATCTATGATCATTTAATGCTCAAAGGGCTGAGAGCCCTATTCATTACAACAGAAGCACATGAAACAAATGATCATTGCAATACATCATTTTTACAGAAAAAGCACAGAATCAtgaaaagagaatagaaaatgccTTACAGTCTATTCAAGCAacatgataaataaataagtaaattaaggCTCAGACAGGTTAAGTGGTTTGCTCAGGACCACAGAGCTTGTCAGTTCCAGACTAAAGATCCCCAAACTAGTAGTCCAGGGCTGTGTTCTATTGCAAATCCAAAAGAACCTGACAGTATTTAAACATTTAATCCAGAACATCCTCAGAACTGAGTGTATGTACTAAAATTAAGCCACACGGCGAGGAATGAATACAGTTGTTTCATACCAGAAATGAGCTGCCAGTCACTGTGGTaagatctgtttctttctgaGAACCATGGTTTCCTGTTGGATTGGAGAATCCAAACTGGGTTTGTCCCTCCCGTCTGAAGAAGTCAGAGTCAGGATGTACATTCCAATCTGCTTTGGTTGGTGTCAGTAGTTCTGAGACACTGTTTTCACAAAGGGTGCTGGAAGGAGTCAGAGCTTCTGTGTCCACTGTTAACTTACTGCTGGGTGTCAAAGCTTGGGGCTCGGGACTGGAGCTTTTCATAGCCACAGAACCCAGAGATCCCAAGGGCCCGGCAGctgcacttgagacatcatccgTATCTAAGGGGTTCTGCTGAAAACTGGCTGCCGTTGTTCCAAAAAAGAGAGAGGTATCCAGACTTTGAGGAAGGTCACTGGTGGCCATCAAGGCCCGGGGGTCCACAGCCTGCCCTAAGGAATTATTACTACCAGCAGGGAGGGTCCCTGCCAGAGATGAGCTTACAGAAGCCACATCGATGGTCAAGATCCCAGAGTTCACTAATGCTGTGTCCAACACTGCAGCAGAACTATTGCCAGGCACATCAGAGAAGAGAGACACTATCTCGGCATCACTGAGATCATTCTGTCCCTGGCTGGTAAGTTCATTGCTGGGCGTAAGAGAATCTGTGGCTTCTAGCTGAGCTAAGAGATCCTGGCCAAGGTTGTGCCTTTTGGCCATGTGGGTCTTCATGCTGTGCTTGGAGGTGAAGAGCTTATTACAGGTGGAGACCGGACAACGGCTTTTCCAAGTGTCCACATCTTGCAGGTGTTTCTTGGAGTGAATGTAGAGACTACTTCGAGCGGAGAACCTGGCACAACAGCCTTCTACAGGACACACGAAAGGTTTTGTGCCCAAGTGGGTTATGCTGTGGCCTTTCAGATGCTCGGCTCTCGTGAAAGATTTCCCACAGCCTTCCACGGGGCATGTGAACCTCCGGTCATCGTCATGCTTCCTTTTGTGCCTTAAGAGTTTAGACATGCTGGTGAAGTTCCAGCCACAGCCATCAAAGTCACAAAGGAAAGGTCTCTCACCCGTGTGGCTCCGCAGGTGAATTTTCAGCCTACAAGCCTTGTCATACTGTTTGCTGCAGCCAGGAAAAGAGCAGGAAAAGAGTTCCTGTTCCCTGAAATGGGCACGGTTATGGGAAAACAGGGCACTCACTGTAATGAACGTCTTCTTGCAGCCGGAAAACGCACACTGGTAGGGCCTCTCGGGCTCGAAGTGGCTACGCTGATGGGCGCTGAGCTTGGCCTGCGTGGGGAAGCTCTCCTCACACACTTCGCATTTGAAAGAGTTCTCCTGCTCATGGCCCTTCATGTGTGCCTTGAGGTTGTATACGGTGGTGAAGCTCTTGCCACAGCCTTCCGCAGGGCAGCCAAAGGGCCGCAGTTTGTCGTGAGACTGCAGGTGTCTTTTGAGCTTGTACGAGGTGGTGAAGGTCCAGCCACAGCCGCCCAAAGGGCACTTGAAGGGCCgttggccctggctgctgctgtgtgTCAGCAGGTGCACCTTCAGCTGGTGCTTCTTGGCGAAGGTTTGCCCACACTGCGCCTCGGGGCACAGGTATAGCACCACGCCTGGGCTTGGGCCCAGTGACCCGCGGGGGCTCTGAGCGGCAGCTtggccctctgcctcctcctcggGCGCAGGGGCTGGCGCGGGTTCTGCCGGCTCCGCCAGGAGGAGGTCAGGCGGCAGCTCTGGGCAGTCGCCTGGTTGTGTGGCATGCGGCAGCCCAGCTTGAGGGACGATCTGATCCCTAGGCTGCGGGGCAGGCCCGACCCCTGGCTCCCAAGCTGGCAGCGGGGGCGTGGCCAGAGTGAGGACGCCGTTCTCAAAGCGCAATAGCAGGTCCTGGTTGTGGATAGTGATGGTACCCGCGAAGGCCGCCGCGGGGCCCGAGCCTAGAGCCGGGGCCGGGGACCGGACGGGGGCCGCGGACAGGCAGCGGGGGCCCAGCGCAGGCCGGGCCGCAGAGCTCGCGCCGCTCTCGCCCCGTTGGGGCTCCGGCCCCGCCTCGGCCTCCTCCCTCCACACGGGCCCTGCGGCCTTACCCGCGCCCACGGTCTCCACGTCGCCGCCCACCGGGTCGAGCAGCACCAGGAAGAAGTCgtcgtcgccgccgccgccgccgccgccgccgcagccgccgccgccgccgccgccggcagGATCCGGCCTCGGCGCCAACAAGCTCGGGCCCAGGCCCCGTGAGGCAGTGCGGGCCTCTTCGCGCCGCCGCCCGGGCCCGCCATCTTGGGGGCCCCGGAGCAGCAGGAGGCGGCGCGCCGGGGTCTGACCAGCCGACAGGTCAGGACTTCGGTGGACCCGGACGCCGCCCGCGGAGCTACCGCCACAGCCGCTGCCGCCCTGTGGTGTCCCGTGAGCTGGGAGCGGCCTCGGGATTTCCATCTCTGAATCCGTGAGGCTGGGCTGGAACCGGAGCGGCAGAGGCGGCGCGACCACGCCCCCTGCCGCGGGCC
Coding sequences within it:
- the LOC133752915 gene encoding zinc finger X-linked protein ZXDB-like, which produces MEIPRPLPAHGTPQGGSGCGGSSAGGVRVHRSPDLSAGQTPARRLLLLRGPQDGGPGRRREEARTASRGLGPSLLAPRPDPAGGGGGGGCGGGGGGGGDDDFFLVLLDPVGGDVETVGAGKAAGPVWREEAEAGPEPQRGESGASSAARPALGPRCLSAAPVRSPAPALGSGPAAAFAGTITIHNQDLLLRFENGVLTLATPPLPAWEPGVGPAPQPRDQIVPQAGLPHATQPGDCPELPPDLLLAEPAEPAPAPAPEEEAEGQAAAQSPRGSLGPSPGVVLYLCPEAQCGQTFAKKHQLKVHLLTHSSSQGQRPFKCPLGGCGWTFTTSYKLKRHLQSHDKLRPFGCPAEGCGKSFTTVYNLKAHMKGHEQENSFKCEVCEESFPTQAKLSAHQRSHFEPERPYQCAFSGCKKTFITVSALFSHNRAHFREQELFSCSFPGCSKQYDKACRLKIHLRSHTGERPFLCDFDGCGWNFTSMSKLLRHKRKHDDDRRFTCPVEGCGKSFTRAEHLKGHSITHLGTKPFVCPVEGCCARFSARSSLYIHSKKHLQDVDTWKSRCPVSTCNKLFTSKHSMKTHMAKRHNLGQDLLAQLEATDSLTPSNELTSQGQNDLSDAEIVSLFSDVPGNSSAAVLDTALVNSGILTIDVASVSSSLAGTLPAGSNNSLGQAVDPRALMATSDLPQSLDTSLFFGTTAASFQQNPLDTDDVSSAAAGPLGSLGSVAMKSSSPEPQALTPSSKLTVDTEALTPSSTLCENSVSELLTPTKADWNVHPDSDFFRREGQTQFGFSNPTGNHGSQKETDLTTVTGSSFLV